A region of Plantactinospora sp. BC1 DNA encodes the following proteins:
- the lanKC gene encoding class III lanthionine synthetase LanKC has translation MDERYDAYCAVDPLFYDSLSTTSATVAAGFTAADRPVPAGWQREPSDDWLIYGPEDGTLPQQGWKIHVSACLDNADRILDSVFDYCVPRGISFKFLRGPRMLLMRNSKYARRGSSGKFVTIYPRDEAELELACKELAERLDGEAGPYILSDLRYGAGPVYVRYGGFAARYCVGDDGQVVPAIEDGTGTLVPDRRDPVFHVPDWVTLPEFLGPHLAARNATTTTDLPYRIERVIHFSNGGGLYVGRDTRTDAQVVLKEARPHAGLDATGTDAITRLHREAEMLRRLADVPGIARVHDEFVLGDHHFLALEFVEGRALNKLIVERYPLVDADATPAELADYTDWALRIHQQVERTVEAIAAHGIVYGDLHLFNIMVGPDDRVTLVDFEVAAPVAEATRPALRNQAFAAPRDRTGLAVDRYALACLRLALFLPLTQMVRLAPAKAAHLADVVAAHFPVPRDFLDAAVAEITGDAIRTDATRTADTTPTADTMPTADATPTARPEKQVPNVRAGEPLPASHAGDPARGRATHPVPGAEDFAADRTAWPRLRDRIAGAVLASATPDRDDRLFPGDIDQFRTGGLNLGYGAAGVLHALHATGAGRYPEYEDWLVKRALRPASGTRCGFYDGLHGVAYALEHLGRRQDALDVLDICLGEPWEELGEDLVSGLSGIALNLAEMADRTGEPTLRQAAWRAAELVADRSADGAGAPAGGDTAGSTGAGAQISGGQHPYAGLTRGRSGPALMFLRLYERSGDTGLLDRAGDALRHDLRRCVVRPDGALEVNEGWRTMPYLAHGSVGIGLVLDQYLRHRPDPELAESADAVRRAARAPFYAQSGLFAGRAGIIAYLAARTPDGSHPTGERPSGAEADREDDRTELDRQVGRLAWHALPYQGFLAFPGEQLLRLSMDLATGSAGVLLATGMARHDEPVTLPFLAPLTGATRLPSLPRGAHRTEQ, from the coding sequence ATGGACGAGAGATACGACGCCTACTGTGCGGTCGATCCACTGTTCTACGACTCGCTCAGCACCACCTCCGCGACCGTCGCCGCCGGGTTCACCGCCGCCGACCGGCCGGTGCCGGCCGGCTGGCAGCGCGAGCCGAGCGACGACTGGCTGATCTACGGCCCCGAGGACGGCACGCTCCCCCAGCAGGGCTGGAAGATCCACGTGTCGGCCTGTCTCGACAACGCCGACCGGATCCTGGACAGCGTCTTCGACTACTGCGTACCCCGGGGAATCTCGTTCAAGTTCCTCCGTGGCCCGCGGATGCTGCTGATGCGCAACTCGAAGTACGCCCGGCGCGGCTCCAGCGGCAAGTTCGTCACCATCTACCCCCGGGACGAGGCCGAACTCGAACTCGCCTGCAAGGAGCTCGCCGAACGGCTGGACGGCGAGGCCGGGCCGTACATTCTCAGTGACCTGCGCTACGGCGCCGGCCCGGTCTACGTCCGGTACGGCGGCTTCGCCGCCCGGTACTGCGTCGGCGACGACGGCCAGGTGGTACCCGCGATCGAGGACGGCACCGGAACCCTGGTACCGGACCGGCGCGACCCGGTCTTCCACGTACCGGACTGGGTGACCCTGCCCGAGTTCCTCGGCCCGCACCTCGCGGCCCGCAACGCGACCACCACCACGGACCTGCCGTACCGGATCGAACGGGTGATCCACTTCTCCAACGGCGGCGGCCTGTACGTCGGCCGGGACACCCGCACCGACGCCCAGGTGGTACTCAAGGAGGCCCGCCCGCACGCCGGGCTGGACGCCACCGGCACCGACGCGATCACCCGACTGCACCGCGAGGCCGAGATGCTCCGCCGGCTCGCCGACGTGCCGGGGATCGCCCGGGTGCACGACGAGTTCGTCCTCGGCGACCACCACTTCCTCGCCCTGGAGTTCGTCGAGGGCCGGGCGCTGAACAAGCTGATCGTCGAGCGGTACCCGCTGGTCGACGCGGACGCCACCCCGGCCGAGCTGGCCGACTACACCGACTGGGCACTGCGGATCCACCAGCAGGTGGAGCGGACCGTCGAGGCGATCGCGGCACACGGCATCGTCTACGGCGACCTGCACCTGTTCAACATCATGGTCGGCCCGGACGACCGGGTCACCCTGGTCGACTTCGAGGTCGCCGCGCCGGTGGCCGAGGCGACCCGCCCCGCGCTGCGCAACCAGGCCTTCGCCGCCCCGCGCGACCGGACCGGGCTGGCCGTGGACCGCTACGCCCTGGCCTGCCTCCGGCTCGCCCTCTTCCTGCCGCTGACCCAGATGGTCCGGCTCGCCCCGGCCAAGGCCGCGCACCTCGCCGACGTCGTCGCCGCGCACTTCCCGGTGCCGCGCGACTTCCTGGACGCGGCCGTCGCCGAGATCACCGGCGACGCCATCCGCACCGACGCGACGCGGACGGCCGACACGACGCCGACGGCCGACACAATGCCGACGGCCGACGCGACGCCGACGGCCCGCCCCGAGAAGCAGGTGCCGAACGTCCGCGCCGGAGAACCGCTGCCGGCCAGCCACGCCGGGGACCCGGCGCGGGGCCGGGCCACCCACCCGGTGCCCGGGGCCGAGGACTTCGCCGCCGACCGGACGGCCTGGCCGAGACTGCGCGACCGGATCGCCGGCGCCGTCCTCGCCAGCGCGACCCCGGACCGCGACGACCGGCTCTTCCCCGGCGACATCGACCAGTTCCGCACCGGCGGCCTGAACCTCGGGTACGGCGCCGCCGGCGTCCTGCACGCGCTGCACGCCACCGGCGCCGGCCGGTACCCGGAGTACGAGGACTGGCTGGTGAAGCGGGCCCTGCGCCCGGCCTCCGGTACCCGCTGCGGCTTCTACGACGGACTGCACGGGGTCGCGTACGCCCTGGAGCACCTCGGCCGCCGGCAGGACGCGCTCGACGTACTCGACATCTGCCTCGGAGAGCCCTGGGAAGAACTCGGCGAGGACCTGGTGAGTGGGCTCTCCGGCATAGCGCTCAACCTCGCCGAGATGGCGGACCGGACCGGTGAACCGACGTTACGGCAGGCTGCCTGGCGCGCCGCCGAGTTGGTCGCCGACCGGTCGGCCGACGGCGCCGGTGCGCCGGCCGGAGGCGACACCGCCGGCAGCACCGGCGCCGGGGCGCAGATCAGCGGCGGGCAGCACCCGTACGCGGGACTGACCCGGGGGCGAAGCGGCCCGGCCCTGATGTTCCTCCGGCTCTACGAGCGCAGCGGTGACACCGGACTGCTCGACCGGGCCGGTGACGCGCTCCGGCACGACCTGCGCCGGTGCGTGGTACGCCCGGACGGGGCGCTGGAGGTCAACGAGGGCTGGCGGACCATGCCGTACCTGGCACACGGCAGCGTCGGCATCGGACTGGTGCTCGACCAGTACCTCCGGCACCGGCCGGACCCGGAACTCGCCGAGTCCGCCGACGCGGTACGGCGGGCCGCCCGGGCACCGTTCTACGCACAGTCCGGGCTCTTCGCCGGACGGGCCGGCATCATCGCCTACCTGGCCGCGCGGACACCCGACGGCAGCCACCCGACCGGGGAGCGGCCGAGCGGCGCCGAGGCGGACCGGGAGGACGACCGGACCGAACTGGACCGGCAGGTGGGCCGGCTGGCCTGGCACGCGCTGCCGTACCAGGGCTTCCTCGCCTTCCCCGGCGAGCAACTGCTGCGGCTGTCGATGGACCTGGCCACCGGGAGCGCGGGCGTACTGCTCGCCACCGGGATGGCCCGGCACGACGAGCCGGTGACGCTGCCCTTCCTCGCGCCGCTGACCGGCGCGACCAGACTCCCCTCGCTGCCGCGAGGGGCACATCGGACCGAACAGTAA
- a CDS encoding response regulator transcription factor, with amino-acid sequence MIRTLLALNGALIRGALAFVLTTQDDIEVVAEVDRAEDIGTALRMQRPDVAIADVKLFGAGALSNGAAPSEPPPVLVLVDPRRPRVLGDALRAQCQRLGFLGSDVGPERVIEAVRRLACGGSVVDADLVVAALARDNPLTEREVEVLEIAAEGWPVVEIASKLSLSAGTVRNHLSRIAGKTGARTRIEAIRIARERGWI; translated from the coding sequence GTGATACGAACGCTGCTCGCGCTGAACGGCGCTCTCATCCGTGGCGCCCTGGCCTTCGTGCTGACCACTCAGGACGACATCGAGGTCGTCGCGGAGGTCGACCGAGCCGAGGACATCGGCACGGCGCTGCGGATGCAGCGTCCCGACGTGGCCATCGCGGACGTCAAGCTCTTCGGGGCGGGGGCCCTCTCCAACGGGGCCGCACCGTCCGAACCGCCTCCGGTACTGGTACTGGTGGACCCGCGTCGACCGAGGGTGCTCGGGGACGCGTTACGTGCCCAGTGCCAGCGCCTCGGGTTCCTCGGCAGCGACGTCGGCCCGGAGCGGGTGATCGAGGCGGTACGTCGGCTCGCCTGCGGGGGGTCCGTGGTGGACGCCGATCTGGTGGTCGCGGCGCTGGCCCGGGACAACCCGCTCACCGAACGGGAGGTGGAGGTGCTGGAGATCGCCGCCGAGGGGTGGCCGGTGGTGGAGATCGCCAGCAAGCTGTCCCTCTCCGCCGGTACCGTGCGTAACCATCTGTCGCGGATCGCCGGCAAGACCGGTGCGCGTACCCGGATCGAGGCGATCCGGATCGCCCGGGAGAGGGGCTGGATCTGA
- a CDS encoding ABC transporter ATP-binding protein, giving the protein MAADGNRPVQADGNRLLRQAIAYGGGWTVALAAAALLGAVAELLLPAALGLAVDAALGGADRWWPLAACGLVVLIVATDTLSNLAAGAGTARTTARLRHRLLGHLLALDPRRATRYPVGDLVGRLVGQAADSGQAGSTVVFGVAAALPPLGSVVALLLLDWRLAVTFGAGLLLLAAGLRAFVTDASAAAAGYLGVQGRIAGRLAEALHGSRTIAAAGTVRAEIDRVLEPLPQLRAHGIRTWTTLARASGRTAALAPLLQLAIVAVGGWSVAQGRLTPGQLFAAVQYAALGAGLGSIVATLNRLVRTRAGAQRVAAVLAEPPRSYGTAPLPDGTGRLVLTGVTVYADDGRPVLDGIDLRVPPGATVAVVGPSGAGKSTLAAVAGRLRDPDAGEVLLDGVPLRRLSRSALRQAVGYGFERPVLVGETIAEAVTLGSAAGSEARLGAVARAAAIDEFVERLPDGYQSRLDATPMSGGEAQRLGLARALHAQRLLILDDATSSLDTATEHRIAAAVAAHPDRRTRLVVTHRVATAAAAELVAWLDGGRLRGVGPHRRLWRDPAYRGVFAASAPPRAEPAKPPAEPPIGPAVPSVEPAVPPAEAAVPPAEAAEPPAEAAEPPAEAAEPPAEAAEPSAEAVR; this is encoded by the coding sequence GTGGCCGCCGACGGGAACCGGCCGGTCCAGGCCGACGGGAACCGGCTCCTCCGGCAGGCGATCGCGTACGGCGGCGGTTGGACCGTCGCCCTCGCGGCCGCCGCGCTGCTCGGCGCGGTGGCCGAACTGCTGTTACCGGCCGCGCTCGGGCTGGCCGTGGACGCCGCGCTCGGCGGGGCGGACCGGTGGTGGCCACTCGCCGCCTGCGGCCTGGTGGTGCTGATCGTCGCCACCGACACGCTGAGCAACCTGGCCGCCGGTGCCGGCACCGCCCGCACCACCGCCCGGCTGCGGCACCGGCTGCTCGGGCACCTGCTCGCCCTCGATCCGCGCCGCGCCACCCGCTATCCGGTGGGCGACCTGGTCGGCCGGCTGGTCGGACAGGCCGCCGACTCCGGCCAGGCCGGGAGCACGGTGGTATTCGGAGTGGCCGCCGCGCTCCCCCCGCTGGGCAGCGTCGTCGCGCTGCTGCTGCTCGACTGGCGCCTCGCAGTCACGTTCGGCGCCGGGCTGCTGCTGCTCGCCGCCGGCCTGCGCGCCTTCGTCACCGACGCCTCGGCCGCCGCCGCCGGCTATCTCGGGGTACAGGGTCGGATCGCCGGGCGGCTCGCCGAGGCGCTGCACGGCTCCCGCACCATCGCCGCCGCCGGCACCGTCCGCGCCGAGATCGACCGGGTACTGGAGCCGCTGCCGCAGCTGCGCGCCCACGGTATCCGCACCTGGACCACGCTGGCCCGGGCCTCCGGCCGGACGGCGGCGCTGGCCCCGCTGCTGCAACTGGCGATCGTCGCGGTCGGCGGCTGGTCGGTGGCGCAGGGGCGACTCACCCCGGGTCAGCTCTTCGCCGCCGTGCAGTACGCCGCGCTCGGCGCCGGGCTGGGCAGCATCGTCGCCACGCTCAACCGGCTGGTCCGGACCCGGGCCGGGGCGCAGCGGGTCGCCGCCGTACTGGCCGAGCCGCCGAGGTCGTACGGGACGGCGCCGCTGCCCGACGGTACCGGCCGACTGGTCCTCACCGGGGTGACCGTGTACGCCGACGACGGCCGTCCGGTGCTGGACGGAATCGACCTGCGGGTACCGCCCGGCGCGACCGTCGCCGTGGTCGGCCCCTCCGGAGCGGGCAAGTCGACCCTGGCCGCGGTCGCCGGCCGGCTGCGCGACCCCGACGCCGGCGAGGTACTCCTCGACGGGGTACCACTGCGCCGGCTCAGCCGCTCCGCGCTGCGGCAGGCGGTCGGATACGGCTTCGAGCGGCCGGTGCTGGTCGGCGAGACGATCGCGGAGGCGGTCACGCTCGGCTCCGCCGCCGGCTCCGAGGCGCGGCTCGGCGCGGTGGCCCGGGCGGCCGCGATCGACGAGTTCGTCGAGCGGCTGCCGGACGGCTACCAGAGCCGGCTCGACGCGACCCCGATGTCCGGCGGCGAGGCGCAGCGACTCGGGCTGGCCCGGGCCCTGCACGCGCAGCGGCTGCTGATCCTCGACGACGCCACCTCCAGCCTGGACACCGCCACCGAGCACCGGATCGCGGCGGCGGTCGCCGCGCACCCGGATCGGCGTACCCGGTTGGTCGTGACCCACCGGGTGGCCACCGCCGCCGCCGCGGAGCTGGTCGCCTGGTTGGACGGCGGCCGGCTGCGCGGCGTCGGCCCGCACCGTCGGCTGTGGCGGGATCCGGCCTACCGGGGCGTCTTCGCCGCTTCCGCGCCACCCCGGGCGGAGCCGGCGAAGCCGCCGGCCGAGCCACCGATCGGGCCCGCAGTGCCATCGGTCGAGCCGGCAGTGCCACCGGCCGAGGCGGCAGTGCCACCGGCCGAGGCGGCGGAGCCACCGGCCGAGGCGGCGGAGCCACCGGCCGAGGCGGCGGAGCCACCGGCCGAGGCGGCGGAGCCATCGGCCGAGGCGGTGCGATGA
- a CDS encoding SapB/AmfS family lanthipeptide, which yields MALLDLQGMELADRTGGGGGGGGSRASLLLCGDSSLSVTTCN from the coding sequence ATGGCGCTTCTGGACCTTCAGGGGATGGAGCTGGCCGACCGCACCGGTGGGGGCGGCGGTGGCGGCGGTAGCCGCGCGAGCCTGCTGCTGTGCGGCGACAGCTCGCTGTCCGTGACGACCTGCAACTGA
- a CDS encoding ABC transporter ATP-binding protein, which produces MSGVARFTAAALRRRARPLGRLAGWSAAEALPTLLAGYLTARAVDDGFLAGRPQTGLAWLGVLAVAVVIGAVGTNRAYACLGDVVEPFRDELAGRVVTGALHRSTAAGARPETSAVARLTHQVEIVRDTFAGLVMVVRGFLFTAGAALLGLFSLTPVVAGVVAVPLVAGLVLFAAALPAMVARQRDYVTADERLGEAAGAAFAGHRDVVACGAQEIVANRVGRQVDRQARAEHALARMAALRSLSLAVGGWLPLAVLLLAAPWLVRRGLTAGAVLGALVYVATGLQPALHALVQGVAGGGLRFAVTLDRILAATTLGSDTDTPPNGLATVGAADTAPPRTGAAAGIAYRAGSAWAELREVTFRYGPRARPVLDGFDLTLGEGAYLAVVGPSGAGKSTLAGLLAGLLRPQAGTVLLGGAPIGAADPATLARHRVMIPQEAYVFAGTLLENLRYLCPGAGQDRVDAAVHRLGLLPLVRRLGGLTATVDPTALSAGERQLVAAVRAYLSPAPLAILDEATCHLDPVAEATVEEVFGTRPGALVVVAHRISSALRARQVLILDGGRPLCGRHDELLARSATYRELVGHWQGDPVSSEVPAI; this is translated from the coding sequence ATGAGCGGGGTCGCCCGGTTCACCGCCGCCGCGCTGCGCCGCCGGGCCCGCCCGCTCGGCCGGCTCGCCGGGTGGTCGGCCGCCGAGGCGCTGCCGACGCTGCTCGCCGGCTACCTGACCGCCCGGGCCGTCGACGACGGATTCCTGGCCGGCCGGCCGCAGACCGGGCTGGCCTGGCTGGGCGTACTGGCCGTGGCGGTGGTGATCGGCGCGGTCGGCACCAACCGGGCGTACGCCTGCCTCGGCGACGTCGTCGAGCCGTTCCGCGACGAGCTGGCCGGCCGGGTGGTCACCGGGGCGCTGCACCGGTCGACCGCCGCCGGAGCCCGGCCGGAGACCTCGGCGGTGGCCCGGCTGACCCATCAGGTGGAGATCGTCCGGGACACCTTCGCCGGACTGGTGATGGTGGTCCGGGGCTTTCTCTTCACCGCCGGGGCGGCCCTGCTCGGGCTCTTCTCGCTGACTCCGGTGGTGGCGGGGGTGGTCGCGGTACCGCTGGTCGCCGGGTTGGTGCTCTTCGCCGCCGCGCTGCCGGCGATGGTCGCCCGGCAGCGCGACTACGTCACCGCCGACGAGCGGCTCGGCGAGGCGGCCGGCGCGGCCTTCGCCGGGCACCGGGACGTGGTGGCCTGCGGCGCGCAGGAGATCGTCGCAAACCGGGTGGGCCGGCAGGTGGACCGGCAGGCCCGGGCCGAACACGCGCTGGCCCGGATGGCGGCGCTGCGCAGCCTCAGTCTCGCGGTCGGCGGCTGGCTGCCGCTGGCGGTACTGCTGCTGGCCGCCCCCTGGCTGGTCCGGCGTGGGCTCACCGCCGGTGCGGTACTCGGCGCCCTGGTGTACGTCGCCACCGGTCTCCAACCCGCGCTGCACGCGCTGGTGCAGGGCGTGGCCGGCGGCGGACTCCGGTTCGCGGTGACGCTGGACCGGATCCTCGCCGCCACCACGCTCGGATCCGACACCGACACACCCCCGAACGGTCTCGCCACTGTCGGTGCGGCCGACACCGCGCCGCCCCGCACCGGTGCCGCCGCCGGTATTGCGTACCGGGCCGGGTCGGCCTGGGCGGAGCTGCGCGAGGTCACCTTCCGGTACGGCCCACGGGCCCGCCCGGTCCTCGACGGCTTCGACCTCACCCTCGGCGAGGGGGCGTACCTGGCGGTGGTCGGGCCGAGCGGGGCCGGCAAGTCCACCCTGGCCGGGTTGCTCGCCGGGCTGCTCCGGCCGCAGGCCGGTACGGTGCTGCTCGGCGGGGCCCCGATCGGTGCCGCCGATCCGGCGACGCTGGCCCGGCACCGGGTGATGATCCCGCAGGAGGCGTACGTCTTCGCCGGTACGCTGCTGGAGAACCTGCGCTACCTCTGCCCCGGCGCGGGGCAGGACCGGGTGGACGCGGCGGTGCACCGGCTGGGCCTGCTGCCGCTGGTACGCCGGCTCGGCGGGCTGACCGCCACGGTGGACCCCACGGCGCTCTCCGCCGGGGAACGGCAACTCGTCGCGGCGGTCCGCGCCTACCTCTCCCCCGCGCCGCTGGCGATCCTGGACGAGGCGACCTGTCATCTCGACCCGGTGGCCGAGGCGACGGTCGAGGAGGTCTTCGGCACCCGCCCGGGCGCGTTGGTGGTGGTGGCGCACCGGATCAGTTCGGCGTTGCGGGCCCGGCAGGTGCTGATCCTCGACGGCGGCCGTCCGCTGTGCGGCCGGCACGACGAACTGCTGGCCCGTTCGGCGACCTATCGGGAACTGGTCGGGCACTGGCAGGGCGATCCCGTTTCCAGCGAGGTGCCCGCTATATAG
- a CDS encoding TetR/AcrR family transcriptional regulator, producing the protein MPSITRRRAPDPDRRATVEAQVLAATERLLAEGTSFTELGVQRIAEAAGVARSTFYTHFRDKSELLMRLAGTMQTANFDIASAWRPESGVEALVDAFRQLLGIHRRYAAVINAVNEVAAYDPAVRRFWRTGVARFSDNTVRLLAEDQRAGRAPADLDVDAATRVVVVGGESAIIDHIASSGGDSSGDDAFARELALIWWHGVYRRPAAPD; encoded by the coding sequence ATGCCATCGATCACCCGGCGCCGCGCGCCCGACCCCGACCGGCGCGCCACGGTCGAGGCCCAGGTCCTCGCCGCGACCGAGCGGCTGTTGGCGGAGGGGACGAGCTTCACCGAGCTCGGGGTACAGCGGATCGCCGAGGCGGCCGGGGTGGCCCGCTCGACCTTCTACACCCACTTCCGGGACAAGTCGGAACTGCTCATGCGACTGGCCGGGACGATGCAGACCGCCAACTTCGACATCGCGAGCGCCTGGCGACCGGAGAGCGGCGTCGAGGCCCTGGTCGACGCCTTCCGACAACTACTCGGGATACACCGCCGGTACGCCGCCGTGATCAACGCCGTCAACGAGGTCGCCGCCTACGACCCGGCGGTACGCCGGTTCTGGCGTACCGGCGTGGCGCGGTTCTCCGACAACACCGTCCGGCTCCTCGCCGAGGACCAACGGGCGGGGCGTGCCCCGGCCGACCTCGACGTGGACGCCGCCACCCGGGTCGTCGTGGTGGGCGGCGAGAGCGCCATCATCGACCACATCGCCAGCTCCGGCGGGGACAGCAGCGGCGACGACGCGTTCGCCCGCGAACTCGCGCTGATCTGGTGGCACGGTGTCTACCGGCGGCCGGCGGCACCGGACTGA
- a CDS encoding carbamoyltransferase C-terminal domain-containing protein yields MAAIRALGPKQVLGLSALSHDASACVVRGAEILFAGHAERYSRRKNDPDLAPGLLAEALSFGRPDLIAWYEHPLRKKLRHVRAGQFRHAVDVEDLPRRYLARLDLPELRGVPIRYVGHHRSHAAAGHFTSGERHTAVLTADAIGEFETFTLGEFRDGVYRVFARCRYPHSLGLLYSAFTRRCGFKPNEEEFIVMGLAALGRPRYVGQLKTDLIELTPPTFRLRRNVHRGIGDWQPRADPADLAASIQAVTEEVLLGAARWLRSRVDAATLTVMGGLGLNCVANELLARHSGFDRVTLLPNPGDAGSSLGAAAAVLGHQLDWTGPYLGTLIEGDYPVAALAGALATRGVVGVARGRAEFGPRALGNRSLLADPRGPDSRDRVNRVKGREPFRPFAPVVRQEVAERYFDMPVDASPYMQFTARCREPRAFPGIVHVDGTSRVQTVTRRQHPGLYDLLGEYERRTGCPILLNTSLNLKGEPLVNDRADARRFSSRTGVPVL; encoded by the coding sequence ATGGCAGCCATTCGGGCACTCGGGCCTAAGCAGGTACTCGGTCTCAGCGCGCTGTCGCACGACGCGTCGGCCTGTGTGGTCCGGGGTGCCGAGATCCTCTTCGCCGGCCACGCCGAACGGTACTCGCGCCGGAAGAACGATCCCGACCTCGCCCCGGGGCTGCTCGCCGAGGCGCTCTCCTTCGGCCGCCCCGACCTGATCGCCTGGTACGAGCACCCGTTGCGCAAGAAGCTGCGGCACGTACGGGCCGGGCAGTTCCGGCACGCCGTGGACGTCGAGGACCTGCCCCGCCGCTACCTGGCCCGGCTCGACCTGCCCGAACTGCGCGGCGTGCCGATCCGGTACGTCGGGCACCACCGTTCGCACGCCGCCGCCGGGCACTTCACCAGCGGCGAGCGGCACACCGCGGTGCTCACCGCCGACGCGATCGGCGAGTTCGAGACGTTCACCCTCGGCGAGTTCCGCGACGGCGTCTACCGGGTCTTCGCCCGTTGCCGCTATCCGCACAGCCTCGGACTGCTCTACAGCGCCTTCACCCGGCGCTGCGGGTTCAAGCCGAACGAGGAGGAGTTCATCGTGATGGGGCTGGCCGCGCTCGGTCGCCCCCGGTACGTCGGGCAGCTCAAGACGGACCTGATCGAACTGACCCCGCCCACCTTCCGGCTGCGTCGCAACGTGCACCGGGGCATCGGCGACTGGCAGCCCCGGGCCGATCCGGCGGACCTGGCGGCGAGCATCCAGGCGGTGACCGAGGAGGTGCTGCTCGGGGCGGCGCGCTGGCTGCGTAGCCGGGTCGACGCGGCGACGCTGACCGTGATGGGCGGGCTGGGGCTCAACTGTGTCGCCAACGAACTGCTCGCCCGGCACAGCGGGTTCGACCGGGTGACCCTGCTGCCGAACCCCGGGGACGCCGGGTCGAGCCTCGGCGCGGCGGCGGCGGTCCTCGGTCACCAGCTCGACTGGACCGGGCCGTACCTGGGGACCCTGATCGAGGGTGACTACCCGGTCGCGGCCCTGGCCGGGGCGCTGGCCACCCGAGGGGTGGTCGGGGTGGCACGCGGCCGGGCCGAGTTCGGTCCCCGGGCGCTGGGCAACCGCTCCCTGCTGGCCGACCCGCGCGGGCCGGACAGCCGGGACCGGGTCAACCGGGTGAAGGGGCGGGAACCGTTCCGCCCGTTCGCCCCGGTGGTCCGGCAGGAGGTCGCGGAGCGGTACTTCGACATGCCGGTCGACGCGTCGCCGTACATGCAGTTCACCGCCAGGTGTCGCGAGCCCCGGGCCTTCCCCGGCATCGTGCACGTGGACGGGACGTCCCGGGTGCAGACGGTGACCCGGCGGCAGCATCCGGGCCTCTACGACCTGCTCGGCGAGTACGAGCGGCGGACCGGCTGCCCGATCCTGCTCAACACCAGCCTGAACCTCAAGGGTGAACCGCTGGTCAACGACCGGGCGGACGCCCGCCGGTTCAGCAGCCGGACGGGTGTGCCCGTGCTCTGA
- a CDS encoding aldo/keto reductase, which translates to MTGQEWPGAAIEHDTKGQTVKYRLLGRTGVWVSEISLGAMTFSGENHPIYRQLGALGREDVDRIVGTALDAGINFIDTADVYSDGESEELLGQVLGQRRRDVVLATKVHAPMGTGPNDNGQSRLHVMRALEDSLRRLRTDHIDLYQIHNFDHLTPFEETLRALDDAVRQGKVRYVGCANLAAWQVSRALGISARHDWAGFVSVQAHYSLVGRDAERDLLPMAEAEGVGLTVWSPLAGGFLAGKTDRTGTVAEDGSRQAHPEYSQFPLIDPARGHEVLDVLRTVAARHQVSPARVALAWLLARPAVTSVIVGARRLDQLTDNIAATELALSPQDLADLDEVSSLPPAYPNWIQQAFAGARTPR; encoded by the coding sequence GTGACCGGGCAGGAGTGGCCCGGCGCCGCGATCGAGCACGACACAAAGGGGCAGACAGTGAAATACCGCCTACTAGGGCGTACCGGAGTATGGGTCTCGGAGATCTCGCTGGGCGCGATGACCTTCAGCGGGGAGAACCACCCGATCTACCGCCAGCTGGGCGCCCTGGGCCGGGAGGACGTCGACCGGATCGTCGGCACCGCCCTCGACGCCGGGATCAACTTCATCGATACGGCCGACGTCTACAGCGACGGCGAGTCCGAGGAGCTGCTCGGCCAGGTACTCGGGCAGCGGCGCCGGGACGTCGTACTCGCCACCAAGGTGCACGCGCCGATGGGGACCGGCCCCAACGACAACGGCCAGTCCCGGCTGCACGTCATGCGGGCACTGGAGGACAGCCTGCGCCGGCTGCGGACCGACCACATCGACCTGTACCAGATCCACAACTTCGACCACCTGACCCCGTTCGAGGAGACGCTGCGTGCCCTCGACGACGCCGTACGCCAGGGCAAGGTCCGCTACGTCGGCTGTGCCAACCTGGCCGCCTGGCAGGTCAGCCGGGCGCTCGGCATCTCCGCCCGGCACGACTGGGCCGGGTTCGTCTCCGTCCAGGCGCACTACTCGCTGGTCGGCCGGGACGCCGAACGGGACCTGCTGCCGATGGCCGAGGCGGAGGGCGTCGGGCTGACGGTCTGGAGCCCGCTGGCCGGCGGCTTCCTCGCCGGCAAGACCGACCGGACCGGAACGGTCGCCGAGGACGGCTCCCGGCAGGCGCATCCGGAGTACTCCCAGTTCCCGCTGATCGACCCGGCACGCGGGCACGAGGTGCTCGACGTACTCCGGACGGTCGCCGCCCGGCACCAGGTCAGCCCGGCCCGGGTCGCGCTCGCCTGGCTGCTGGCCCGCCCGGCGGTCACCAGCGTCATCGTCGGCGCCCGCCGGCTCGACCAGCTGACCGACAACATCGCCGCGACCGAGCTGGCCCTCAGCCCGCAGGACCTCGCCGACCTCGACGAGGTGAGCAGCCTGCCGCCGGCCTATCCGAACTGGATCCAGCAGGCCTTCGCCGGCGCCCGCACGCCCCGGTAG